A region of Esox lucius isolate fEsoLuc1 chromosome 3, fEsoLuc1.pri, whole genome shotgun sequence DNA encodes the following proteins:
- the LOC105020883 gene encoding protein FAM102B, whose protein sequence is MSFIMMKKKKFKFKVDFELDELSSVPFVNGVLFCKVRLLDGGFSEESSREQVQANCVRWGKRFSFLCKMNANAGTGVLDPCVCRVSVRKEMKGGKTFAKLGFADLNLSEFAGSGSTTRRCLLEGYDTKHTRQDNSILKVIISTQLRSGDPCFKTPPSTAMKLGLQQAEAECLHEDRKGGHTPSHSLPVPEPPRKCASVPDELRAGGHSRTSSYASQQSKVSGYSSGHSRSSSLSELTHKRNLSAGSVSTGICSIPEPSDDPGSVSVTCACSPVPEHPQTPAKSSSSSERLSRHAVKQSSVESQLKRVDATRVDADDIVEKILQSQDFSQGLLDSSTEEEGLRLFVGPGGSTALGSQHTRVGAGPYEQVVIRR, encoded by the exons ATGTCGTTCATTATGATGAAGAAAAAGAAATTCAAATTTAAGGTAGATTTCGAATTGGACGAACTGTCTTCTGTGCCCTTTGTTAACGGGGTGTTGTTCTGCAAAGTACGGCTGCTAGACGGCGGTTTCTCTGAAGAATCTTCTCG GGAGCAGGTTCAGGCTAACTGTGTACGCTGGGGGAAGAGATTTTCCTTCCTGTGTAAGATGAATGCCAACGCTGGGACAGGAGTGCTGGATCCCTGTGTGTGCCGGGTGTCTGTGCGCAAG gaaatgAAGGGTGGAAAGACCTTTGCAAAG CTGGGTTTTGCTGACCTGAACCTGTCTGAGTTTGCTGGCTCCGGCAGCACCACCCGCCGATGTCTCTTGGAGGGTTatgacaccaaacacaccagGCAGGACAACTCCATCCTGAAG GTTATCATCAGCACACAGCTCAGGTCTGGGGACCCCTGTTTTAAAAC GCCACCATCCACAGCCATGAAACTGGGTCTCCAGCAGGCCGAGGCAGAATGTCTCCATGAAGATAGGAAGGGAGGacacacacccagccactcCCTCCCtgtaccag AGCCCCCAAGGAAGTGTGCGTCTGTTCCTGATGAGCTGCGAGCAGGTGGACATTCGAGAACATCCAGCTACGCCAGCCAACAGTCCAAAGTCTCAG GCTACAGTAGTGGTCACTCGCGCTCTTCCAGTCTATCCGAGCTCACACACAAGAGGAACCTCTCAGCCGGCTCTGTTTCCACGGGCATCTGTAGTATTCCTGAACCCAGTGACGACCCGgggtctgtctctgtcacctGTGCCTGTTCCCCTGTGCCCGAACATCCCCAGACCCCCGCAAAGAGCTCTTCCTCCTCAGAGAGACTGAGCAG GCATGCAGTGAAGCAGAGCTCGGTGGAATCTCAGCTGAAGAGAGTGGATGCTACACGGGTGGATGCTGACGACATTGTGGAAAAGATCCTGCAGAGCCAGGACTTTAGTCAGGGCCTGTTGGACTCCAGTACTGAGG AGGAGGGACTCCGGCTGTTTGTTGGTCCTGGTGGAAGCACGGCGCTGGGGAGTCAACATACCAG GGTTGGTGCTGGGCCCTACGAGCAGGTGGTGATCAGACGCTAG